From Psychroflexus torquis ATCC 700755, the proteins below share one genomic window:
- a CDS encoding peptidylprolyl isomerase, translated as MAILSKIRERTVFLIVIIALALFAFVLTDLFKNGGFSSDKATSSVGVIGDEEIGREEFAAEVENIVQQSQGRVSTLQAANQAWENNLRRTLLKQEFESLGLEVGADQITDAMSQQLVGDPRFSNDAGFFDEAKLKQFIAELKITSPQQYQQWVNFEQSMEVNAKSQLYFNMVKAGVQTTLLEGKQIYHQENDNLTFEFVKVPFDKGEEVEVTKSDIQNYINVHKERFQQDAKRNLEYVYFEETPSEEDNSFVLDEVTKLTTDEKVEQSEGLSNFNTTDNVQEFIAVHSETPYNDNYTFEYNMKGEFALAILELDVNDVYGPYYENESYKISKLVERTQKADSVKTSHILVTYNGSRVDASVTRTKEEAKVLADSLTDVVRRNSDKFAELAGEFSSDRQSAENGGQLNWITYGALVPEFNDYVFDEAKVNSYGLVETDFGFHVIYLEDRTSLKDALKVATVTKRVEPSEKTLNELYRSSSKFELSAKDNDFRKEADSTGLTVKPVNGINKLDESIPGVGRQRSIVKWAFEGETKTGDIKSFDTGSGYIVARVTKISKKGLQSTEEASAIVTPILRKQKQAEQIKSQIEGQDLNAVASLFGVNKQKASSVNISNPFIPGGGTEPKIVGAAFAMSVNDISKPLQGKTGVYVIKLLEKNGAQALPSYRAVAKEETEKRTRSLLNPRTSPIIEALKNSKEIEDNRHLVY; from the coding sequence ATGGCAATACTCAGTAAAATTAGAGAACGAACAGTTTTTCTTATTGTAATTATAGCTTTAGCTTTATTTGCTTTTGTACTTACAGACTTATTCAAGAATGGAGGATTTTCTTCAGACAAAGCAACTAGCAGTGTTGGTGTAATTGGTGATGAAGAAATTGGTAGAGAAGAATTTGCAGCAGAAGTAGAAAATATTGTACAACAAAGCCAAGGGCGCGTAAGTACATTACAAGCAGCTAACCAAGCTTGGGAAAATAACTTACGAAGAACGTTGTTAAAACAAGAGTTTGAGAGCTTAGGTCTAGAAGTAGGTGCAGACCAGATCACAGATGCTATGTCTCAACAATTAGTTGGAGACCCAAGGTTTTCCAACGATGCTGGGTTTTTTGATGAAGCAAAATTAAAGCAGTTCATAGCTGAGTTGAAGATAACGTCTCCACAACAATATCAACAATGGGTTAACTTTGAGCAATCTATGGAAGTGAATGCAAAGTCACAACTTTATTTTAATATGGTGAAGGCAGGAGTACAAACTACCTTATTGGAAGGCAAACAAATTTATCACCAAGAAAATGATAACCTTACTTTTGAATTCGTAAAAGTTCCTTTTGATAAGGGTGAAGAAGTTGAAGTTACAAAATCTGATATTCAAAATTATATCAACGTCCACAAAGAAAGGTTTCAGCAAGATGCTAAGCGTAATTTGGAGTATGTGTATTTTGAAGAAACGCCTTCAGAAGAAGATAACTCTTTCGTTTTAGACGAGGTCACAAAACTTACGACTGACGAGAAGGTAGAACAATCGGAAGGCTTATCTAATTTTAATACCACAGATAATGTTCAAGAGTTTATTGCTGTTCATTCAGAGACGCCATACAATGATAACTATACCTTCGAGTATAACATGAAAGGTGAATTTGCCCTAGCTATTTTAGAGTTGGATGTGAACGATGTTTACGGCCCTTATTACGAAAACGAAAGCTATAAAATCTCAAAACTTGTAGAGCGTACTCAAAAAGCAGATTCTGTAAAAACGAGCCATATTTTGGTAACTTATAATGGTTCTCGAGTAGACGCTTCAGTAACTAGAACAAAAGAGGAAGCTAAAGTCCTAGCAGATAGTTTAACGGATGTTGTGAGAAGAAATTCTGACAAGTTTGCAGAGTTAGCTGGTGAATTTTCTTCAGATCGCCAAAGTGCAGAGAACGGAGGTCAACTCAACTGGATCACTTATGGAGCTCTTGTTCCAGAATTCAATGATTATGTATTCGATGAAGCTAAAGTCAATAGCTATGGACTCGTAGAAACCGATTTTGGATTTCACGTTATTTATCTTGAAGACAGGACTTCTCTTAAAGATGCTTTAAAAGTAGCTACAGTCACTAAAAGAGTCGAGCCTTCAGAAAAAACACTAAACGAACTATACCGATCATCCAGCAAATTTGAATTATCAGCAAAAGATAATGACTTTAGAAAAGAGGCTGATAGTACTGGGCTTACTGTAAAGCCTGTCAATGGAATTAATAAATTGGACGAAAGTATTCCAGGTGTAGGTCGTCAACGTTCTATCGTAAAGTGGGCTTTTGAAGGAGAAACTAAGACAGGAGACATTAAGAGTTTTGATACAGGAAGCGGATATATTGTGGCAAGAGTGACTAAAATATCTAAGAAAGGCTTACAGTCGACAGAAGAAGCCTCTGCTATTGTTACCCCGATTTTAAGAAAACAAAAACAAGCTGAACAAATTAAATCTCAAATAGAAGGGCAAGACTTAAATGCTGTTGCCTCATTATTTGGGGTGAATAAGCAAAAAGCATCTTCGGTTAATATCAGTAATCCATTTATTCCTGGAGGTGGGACAGAGCCAAAAATAGTAGGTGCTGCTTTTGCTATGAGCGTCAATGATATTTCTAAACCTTTACAGGGAAAAACGGGGGTATATGTTATAAAACTTTTGGAGAAGAACGGGGCACAAGCTCTACCATCTTATAGAGCTGTTGCTAAAGAAGAAACAGAGAAAAGAACACGCTCTTTATTAAACCCTAGAACAAGCCCTATTATCGAAGCTTTAAAGAACAGTAAAGAGATAGAGGACAATCGTCATTTGGTTTACTAA
- a CDS encoding GYDIA family GHMP kinase — protein MDTQTFYSHGKLLITGEYLVLDGAKALAIPCKFGQHLKVSPSSSQFSRWISYTQQNEVWLDIEFDLLSITKQNIKSESDIETRLFQILYEAFQLNPKVFTQNYRFETNLEFPRDWGLGTSSTLIANIAKWANVNPYELLAKTFGGSGYDVACAESGSALIYQLENHLPRVDPAEIPEAIKPHVYFVHLGQKQNSRSAIFNYRKNKPLQLADYISKTDEITSEMLKVKSLEHFQSLIDSHESLLSEILQLEPVQNHLFHDFQGNIKSLGAWGGDFVMAVSKSNPKSYFKSKGYPTILKYSDMAL, from the coding sequence ATGGACACACAAACGTTTTACAGCCACGGCAAGCTTCTTATTACAGGAGAATATTTAGTACTCGATGGAGCTAAAGCCTTGGCGATACCTTGCAAATTTGGGCAACACTTAAAAGTCTCTCCTTCTTCAAGCCAATTTTCACGATGGATAAGCTACACTCAACAAAACGAAGTTTGGCTAGATATTGAATTTGATCTTTTATCCATAACAAAACAAAACATAAAATCTGAATCTGATATAGAAACTCGACTTTTTCAGATCCTATATGAAGCTTTTCAATTGAATCCTAAAGTGTTTACTCAAAACTATCGGTTCGAAACTAATCTTGAGTTTCCTAGAGATTGGGGCTTGGGAACATCGTCTACTTTAATAGCTAATATTGCAAAGTGGGCGAATGTAAATCCCTATGAATTATTAGCTAAAACTTTTGGAGGTAGCGGTTATGATGTTGCTTGTGCTGAGTCTGGTTCAGCTTTAATATACCAGCTCGAAAACCATCTACCAAGAGTAGACCCTGCAGAAATCCCAGAAGCGATAAAACCTCATGTGTATTTTGTACATTTAGGTCAAAAACAAAATAGCCGAAGTGCTATCTTTAATTATAGGAAAAACAAACCATTACAACTCGCTGATTACATTTCAAAAACTGATGAGATCACCTCAGAAATGTTGAAGGTTAAATCTTTAGAGCATTTTCAAAGCCTAATAGACAGTCACGAATCTTTACTATCTGAAATTCTTCAATTAGAGCCTGTTCAAAACCACCTATTTCATGATTTTCAGGGTAACATAAAAAGTCTTGGAGCATGGGGAGGAGATTTCGTCATGGCCGTAAGTAAAAGCAATCCGAAATCCTATTTTAAATCTAAAGGCTATCCTACTATTTTGAAATATTCGGATATGGCTTTATAA
- a CDS encoding hydroxymethylglutaryl-CoA reductase, degradative, translating into MSKISGFSKLTKEEKVKWVIEHYLSNYPKAKTVIQQYWNSDEMLQRLHDEFTENTISNYYLPLGIAPNFNIDGELYALPMAIEESSVIAAASKAAKFWQDKGGFKTEVLGTTKVGHVHFDFKGDTEELKHFFTQIKPLFFSATASITKNMVKRGGGIKDIQLIDKTQQLDNYFQLYCTFETKDAMGANFINSCLEQFGQTLEAEALTYETFKTQNEFPEVIMCILSNYVPECLVRAEVSCLISDLGETQEEANHFVKKFSQAIKIAKIEPYRAVTHNKGIMNGVDALVLATGNDFRAVEAGVHAYAAKEGSYSSLTHIEAKHGIFKFWIEIPLALGTIGGLTSLHPLVKLSLAMLGNPSAEKLMRITAVAGLAQNFAAINSLVTTGIQKGHMKMHLMNILNQFEANKGERMQAVEYFKTHTVTHSEVISLLERLRS; encoded by the coding sequence ATGTCTAAGATATCTGGCTTTTCCAAGTTGACCAAAGAAGAAAAAGTGAAATGGGTTATAGAGCATTACTTATCAAATTACCCAAAGGCTAAAACAGTGATTCAACAGTATTGGAATTCTGATGAAATGTTACAGAGATTACATGACGAATTTACCGAAAACACCATCTCCAATTATTATCTACCACTTGGTATTGCTCCTAATTTTAATATTGACGGTGAGCTTTACGCACTCCCAATGGCTATAGAAGAGAGCTCTGTAATCGCAGCTGCTAGTAAAGCTGCAAAGTTTTGGCAAGACAAAGGCGGATTCAAAACTGAAGTACTTGGCACAACTAAGGTAGGCCATGTTCATTTTGATTTCAAAGGAGACACGGAAGAACTTAAGCATTTTTTTACACAGATAAAGCCTTTATTTTTCTCGGCAACAGCTAGCATTACCAAAAACATGGTGAAACGCGGGGGTGGTATCAAAGACATTCAACTTATAGACAAAACCCAACAGCTAGACAATTACTTTCAGCTGTATTGTACCTTCGAGACAAAAGATGCTATGGGAGCAAACTTCATTAATTCTTGTTTAGAACAGTTTGGACAAACTCTTGAAGCAGAAGCCTTAACTTATGAAACTTTTAAAACTCAAAACGAGTTTCCAGAGGTGATTATGTGCATTCTGTCTAATTATGTTCCAGAATGTTTAGTAAGAGCTGAAGTCTCTTGCCTGATTTCAGATCTTGGCGAAACACAAGAAGAAGCTAATCATTTTGTTAAAAAATTCTCACAAGCTATTAAAATCGCCAAAATAGAACCTTACCGGGCAGTCACTCATAATAAGGGAATTATGAACGGTGTTGATGCCTTGGTTTTAGCTACGGGAAATGACTTTAGAGCTGTGGAGGCAGGCGTTCATGCATATGCAGCTAAAGAAGGGAGTTACTCGAGCTTAACCCATATAGAAGCTAAGCATGGTATTTTTAAATTTTGGATAGAAATTCCTCTTGCTTTAGGCACCATTGGAGGCCTTACGAGTTTACACCCCTTAGTTAAGCTTTCCTTAGCCATGTTGGGAAATCCAAGCGCGGAAAAACTGATGAGAATTACAGCAGTTGCAGGTCTTGCTCAAAACTTTGCTGCCATCAATTCTTTAGTGACTACTGGTATACAAAAAGGGCATATGAAAATGCACTTGATGAATATTTTAAATCAATTTGAAGCTAACAAAGGTGAGCGAATGCAAGCTGTGGAGTATTTCAAAACACATACAGTGACACATTCTGAAGTGATTTCCTTACTAGAAAGACTACGTTCCTAA
- a CDS encoding S9 family peptidase, whose amino-acid sequence MKSSRAFIYFLYVFLTYSSTLLYAQNKEITLEEIWGGEFSQERMQSLQSLKDGKSYIVQDYDAASQDMKVEIYSYKTGEKTGTLVSSKSILGLDMFQTFQLSTDETQLILGTEVESIFRRSSQGIYYVYDLSSKSLSKIDEGKIQSPTFSPKGGKVAYVKNNNIYSYFISTGETTQITSDGKKNEVINGVTDWVYEEEFAFVRAFEWSPNGNQMAFLRFDESEVAEFSMDLYGTYGQSLYPSQDVFKYPKAGEDNAKVSLHLFDFEGNSTSKIDLGEYEYLPRLKWTADENLFSVQSLNRYQNELKVYLVDTKTNEAKLTLTEKDTAYVDVTNDLTFLNNNSFIWTSEKDGWKHIYHYAQDGSLINQVTSGAWEVTKFYGFDDRSGRIYFQSTENGSVNRDVYSVLANAKNKLRLTTKTGTNRADFSADFTYFVNTFTNTATPAVYTLHKASNGEILREIKDNKALLNTLEAYNLSDKELSTIEVNGNELNMWMIKPPNFNPENEYPILMFQYSGPGSQSVSNSFFGTNDYWYQMLAQQGYIVACVDGRGTGYKGRDFKKVTQKELGKYELEDQISAAKLLGEKPFINKDRIGIWGWSYGGFMSSNAIFQANDVFKAAIAVAPVTSWRFYDTVYTERYMTTPQENAAGYDENSPITHVDEFNSGNYLLVHGSADDNVHVQNTMQLIEALVQANKQFEWRIYPDKNHGIYGGNTRLHLYTLMTNFIKEKL is encoded by the coding sequence ATGAAAAGTTCACGTGCTTTTATTTATTTTCTCTACGTCTTTCTCACCTATTCTTCAACTCTTTTATACGCTCAAAATAAAGAAATAACTTTAGAGGAGATCTGGGGTGGCGAGTTTAGCCAAGAAAGAATGCAGTCTCTTCAGTCTCTTAAGGATGGTAAATCGTATATAGTTCAAGATTACGATGCAGCTAGTCAAGATATGAAAGTCGAGATATATAGTTATAAGACTGGTGAAAAAACAGGAACTCTCGTAAGTAGTAAATCTATTCTCGGGTTGGATATGTTTCAGACTTTTCAATTAAGTACCGATGAAACTCAGCTTATCTTAGGAACTGAGGTGGAATCTATTTTTAGAAGATCGTCACAAGGTATTTATTATGTCTACGATTTGTCTTCAAAATCATTATCCAAAATTGATGAAGGCAAAATTCAGTCTCCTACTTTTTCTCCAAAAGGAGGTAAAGTCGCCTATGTGAAAAACAACAATATTTATTCTTACTTCATTTCTACAGGAGAAACCACTCAAATTACTTCCGATGGAAAGAAAAATGAAGTGATCAACGGGGTTACAGATTGGGTTTATGAAGAAGAATTCGCCTTTGTACGAGCTTTTGAGTGGAGTCCAAACGGAAATCAAATGGCATTCCTAAGATTCGATGAGAGTGAAGTTGCAGAATTTTCTATGGATCTATACGGAACTTATGGACAGAGTTTATACCCATCTCAAGATGTTTTTAAATATCCTAAAGCAGGGGAGGACAACGCGAAAGTAAGTTTACATCTTTTTGATTTTGAAGGAAACTCTACTTCTAAAATTGATCTAGGAGAGTATGAATACTTACCAAGGTTGAAATGGACAGCCGACGAAAATCTTTTTAGTGTACAAAGTCTTAATAGATACCAAAATGAGTTGAAGGTCTACTTAGTTGACACTAAAACTAATGAAGCCAAGTTAACCCTCACCGAAAAAGATACTGCTTATGTAGATGTTACAAATGATTTAACTTTTTTGAATAACAACAGTTTTATCTGGACGAGTGAAAAAGATGGATGGAAGCATATTTACCATTACGCACAGGATGGAAGTTTAATTAATCAAGTGACCAGCGGAGCTTGGGAAGTGACTAAATTTTATGGCTTCGATGATAGATCTGGTAGAATTTATTTCCAAAGTACTGAGAATGGTAGTGTAAATCGGGATGTCTACTCCGTACTGGCCAACGCTAAAAATAAATTGAGATTAACGACTAAGACAGGAACCAATAGAGCGGACTTTAGCGCTGACTTTACTTACTTCGTCAATACGTTTACAAACACTGCAACTCCCGCTGTTTATACCCTACATAAAGCTAGTAATGGAGAGATTTTAAGAGAGATAAAAGACAACAAAGCTTTATTGAATACACTTGAGGCCTACAACTTATCTGATAAAGAATTATCTACGATTGAAGTTAATGGAAATGAACTTAATATGTGGATGATTAAGCCTCCTAATTTTAACCCAGAAAATGAATATCCCATATTGATGTTTCAATATTCTGGACCTGGCTCACAATCTGTATCTAACAGCTTTTTTGGCACCAATGATTATTGGTATCAAATGCTTGCTCAGCAAGGATATATAGTTGCTTGTGTTGATGGGAGAGGTACTGGTTATAAAGGGAGAGATTTCAAAAAAGTAACACAAAAAGAACTCGGTAAATACGAACTCGAAGACCAAATTTCTGCTGCAAAATTACTTGGTGAAAAACCATTTATAAATAAAGACAGGATTGGCATTTGGGGCTGGAGTTATGGAGGATTTATGTCTTCTAATGCCATTTTCCAAGCTAACGACGTTTTTAAAGCCGCTATCGCCGTAGCACCCGTAACTAGTTGGAGGTTTTATGATACGGTTTATACAGAACGCTATATGACAACTCCTCAGGAAAACGCTGCTGGATATGATGAGAATTCGCCAATTACTCATGTGGATGAATTCAATTCTGGCAATTACTTATTAGTTCATGGTAGTGCGGATGATAATGTACATGTGCAAAATACCATGCAACTTATTGAGGCATTAGTACAAGCGAATAAACAGTTTGAATGGAGAATATACCCAGACAAGAATCATGGGATTTACGGAGGTAATACACGTCTTCACCTTTATACCTTAATGACAAATTTTATTAAAGAAAAGCTCTAA
- a CDS encoding peptide MFS transporter, whose protein sequence is METTIKPAYQKELFGHPAGLYILFFTELWERFSYYGMRAILTLYMLAKVSSDNPGLGWEEGKALATYGWYTMLVYVVSIPGGIIADKILGQKMSVMIGGWFLVAGHGVLSIEQDWAFFSGLLLIVLGVGMLKPNISTMVGGLYKEGDARRDKGFSIFYIGINVGAAIAAILVGLVAKEYGWHYGFGLAAIGMVIGQLVYIYGQKYLTHVGNKPDPDSTEEASVSIKEIFQRMLSTKKSLIVLILLLAISFVIPLQFMESEVTAYIVFFIFLSVVVGFMMTVYEDLNGNVEKDRFIVLLLSFLIVIVFWGAFEQAGGLLNIYAQQKTDRFLPVFDYTVPAAFFQSLNPTYIILFGIPVALFWAWMKRRGKEASSIFKMAIGVIIMGLGFFFMVFATLDYQANGEAAIYWLIFAYLLHTIGELSASPVALSFITKLAPLRYGALMMGLYFAATGLGNKVAGIIGESSRAESITVVLKADQDQLMRFVPNHETDSIFQKNKAFTLETQLYKNASDEVIFEEVNTDEKINSLFAFEEEGSKSELMDRIEPYEASVDDKLLTYLKFDYKDGRYVGRVDVDQFQTDLEFKTFMGIIIFTVAFGVLVILGSSLIQLLYVYLDYEHR, encoded by the coding sequence ATGGAAACCACAATTAAACCAGCTTATCAAAAAGAATTATTTGGACACCCAGCAGGTCTTTATATTTTATTTTTTACAGAACTATGGGAACGCTTTTCCTACTATGGAATGCGTGCCATACTTACTCTTTATATGCTAGCGAAGGTCAGTTCAGATAATCCTGGTTTAGGTTGGGAGGAAGGCAAAGCTTTGGCTACTTATGGGTGGTATACAATGCTCGTTTATGTGGTGTCTATTCCTGGAGGAATTATCGCTGATAAAATTTTAGGTCAAAAAATGTCGGTGATGATTGGAGGATGGTTTCTCGTCGCAGGCCATGGAGTCTTATCTATTGAACAAGATTGGGCATTTTTCAGTGGCTTACTCCTTATTGTCCTTGGTGTGGGTATGCTAAAACCCAATATATCTACGATGGTAGGTGGACTCTATAAAGAAGGAGATGCTAGAAGAGACAAAGGCTTTTCCATTTTCTATATCGGTATAAACGTTGGGGCTGCTATTGCTGCTATTTTAGTAGGATTGGTTGCTAAAGAATATGGATGGCATTATGGCTTTGGCCTAGCCGCTATCGGTATGGTGATAGGCCAGTTGGTTTACATTTATGGACAAAAATATTTGACCCATGTTGGAAATAAACCTGACCCAGATTCTACCGAAGAAGCCTCTGTTTCTATTAAAGAGATTTTTCAAAGAATGCTGTCTACCAAAAAATCCTTAATTGTTTTAATTTTGCTACTGGCTATTTCTTTTGTAATTCCCCTCCAATTTATGGAAAGCGAAGTGACGGCTTATATCGTTTTCTTTATTTTTCTATCTGTTGTAGTTGGGTTTATGATGACCGTTTATGAAGATCTTAATGGTAATGTAGAGAAAGATAGGTTCATTGTCTTACTTCTATCTTTTTTGATCGTCATTGTTTTCTGGGGAGCTTTTGAACAAGCAGGGGGCTTATTAAATATTTATGCTCAACAAAAAACAGATAGATTTTTACCTGTTTTTGACTACACAGTTCCTGCTGCGTTTTTTCAATCTTTAAATCCTACTTATATCATTTTATTTGGTATTCCAGTCGCTTTATTCTGGGCTTGGATGAAAAGGCGTGGAAAGGAAGCCTCTTCTATATTTAAGATGGCTATTGGTGTTATCATTATGGGACTTGGCTTTTTCTTTATGGTATTTGCTACTTTAGATTATCAAGCCAACGGTGAAGCGGCAATCTATTGGCTTATTTTTGCGTATTTACTTCACACTATTGGAGAGCTTTCTGCATCTCCAGTAGCGCTTTCTTTTATCACAAAGTTAGCTCCGTTACGCTATGGAGCACTTATGATGGGGTTATACTTTGCTGCAACTGGTTTAGGAAACAAAGTTGCTGGAATTATAGGTGAATCCTCTCGAGCTGAAAGCATAACTGTTGTACTTAAAGCAGATCAAGATCAGCTAATGCGTTTTGTTCCGAATCATGAAACAGATAGCATTTTTCAAAAAAATAAAGCTTTTACACTAGAAACTCAACTTTATAAAAATGCCTCTGATGAAGTTATTTTTGAAGAAGTAAATACAGATGAAAAAATAAATTCGCTATTTGCTTTTGAAGAAGAAGGATCAAAATCAGAGTTAATGGATAGGATAGAGCCTTATGAAGCTTCTGTAGATGATAAGTTATTGACCTACTTAAAATTTGACTATAAAGACGGTCGTTATGTAGGTAGAGTAGACGTTGATCAATTTCAAACAGATCTTGAGTTTAAAACCTTTATGGGGATTATTATCTTTACAGTAGCCTTTGGGGTTTTAGTTATTTTAGGCTCTAGTTTAATACAGCTATTATATGTATATTTAGATTATGAACATAGATAA
- a CDS encoding IS1595-like element ISPto1 family transposase, which yields MNIDNLKEEILSLSTLDRDNLLKDITDSLEHNQLVERASRRHILDNKMGGCPHCLHEKYVRFGVDKGSQRYKCKSCNRSFTEYTGTWMAGLQRKDMISSYLSLMVQEKSLDKISSELGINKKTAFDWRHKILASFDTKNDDDQDNFTGITESDETFFLRSEKGMEVKDRESRKRGGKSKKRGISKDQVAVIVTQDRKSTLDLSVAKLGRIGKVDIENAIGKRVIKDITILCSDAHHSYKGFAKDSETEFHIVNASKGERVKGKYHIQHVNSTHNRVKKWIENTFWGVSTKYLQQYMNWYRIKENIKSRSDRANAFVEETIALGTLKRYNQIESRYENLISTQT from the coding sequence ATGAACATAGATAATCTAAAAGAGGAAATACTATCACTATCCACTCTAGATCGTGATAATCTGTTAAAGGATATTACAGATTCACTTGAGCATAATCAATTGGTTGAGCGGGCTTCCCGTCGCCATATTTTAGATAATAAAATGGGCGGATGCCCACATTGTTTACATGAAAAATATGTTCGTTTTGGAGTTGACAAAGGCTCGCAGCGCTATAAGTGCAAGTCTTGCAATAGAAGCTTTACTGAATATACTGGCACTTGGATGGCGGGACTTCAAAGAAAGGATATGATTTCATCTTATTTAAGTCTTATGGTTCAAGAAAAAAGTTTAGATAAAATAAGTTCAGAATTAGGCATCAATAAAAAGACAGCCTTTGATTGGCGTCATAAGATATTAGCTTCATTCGATACTAAAAATGACGATGACCAAGACAACTTTACAGGTATTACAGAGAGTGACGAAACCTTTTTCCTAAGATCAGAAAAAGGTATGGAGGTAAAAGATAGGGAATCAAGAAAAAGAGGCGGTAAGTCTAAAAAGAGAGGTATAAGTAAAGATCAAGTTGCGGTAATTGTAACACAGGATAGAAAATCAACATTAGACCTTAGCGTGGCTAAACTCGGTCGAATAGGAAAAGTAGATATAGAAAATGCTATCGGTAAACGTGTTATAAAGGATATAACCATATTGTGTAGCGATGCCCATCACAGTTATAAAGGGTTTGCCAAAGATAGCGAAACAGAGTTCCACATCGTAAATGCATCAAAAGGAGAAAGAGTAAAAGGAAAGTATCACATACAACACGTTAATTCTACTCACAATAGAGTTAAAAAATGGATTGAAAATACCTTTTGGGGAGTATCAACAAAATATCTACAACAATATATGAATTGGTATCGAATAAAGGAAAATATAAAGTCTAGAAGCGATAGAGCCAACGCCTTTGTGGAAGAAACAATTGCTCTAGGTACATTGAAACGGTATAATCAAATCGAATCTAGATATGAAAACTTAATATCAACGCAGACCTAA
- a CDS encoding thioredoxin family protein, which translates to MKYWSTAIMLFFITSLSAQVEWMSMNEALQAQKDEPKKIFADFYTDWCGPCKAMDKNTFAHPEVAKYINMHYYPVKFNAEGTEKVFYKDFEYTNPNFKPNRKGKRNAQHFFANALKVSAYPTVVFFDEQANVISPVVGYKTPEQLELYLKMIATGAYKELTTQEAWENYQSKFESTFKD; encoded by the coding sequence ATGAAGTACTGGTCTACAGCTATAATGCTCTTTTTTATTACCTCGCTCTCCGCTCAAGTGGAGTGGATGAGTATGAATGAGGCTTTACAAGCTCAAAAAGATGAACCTAAGAAGATTTTTGCAGATTTTTATACAGACTGGTGTGGGCCTTGTAAAGCCATGGATAAAAATACGTTTGCTCATCCAGAGGTAGCAAAGTATATCAATATGCATTACTATCCTGTAAAATTTAATGCTGAAGGCACCGAGAAAGTCTTTTATAAAGATTTTGAATATACCAATCCTAACTTTAAACCCAACCGTAAAGGAAAGCGTAACGCACAGCATTTTTTCGCTAATGCGCTAAAGGTGTCTGCTTATCCAACGGTTGTCTTTTTCGATGAGCAGGCCAATGTAATCTCACCAGTTGTCGGCTATAAAACCCCCGAGCAATTAGAGCTTTATCTGAAAATGATAGCAACTGGCGCATACAAAGAGTTAACCACTCAGGAAGCTTGGGAAAATTACCAATCAAAATTTGAAAGTACATTTAAAGATTAA